The following coding sequences lie in one Chionomys nivalis chromosome 8, mChiNiv1.1, whole genome shotgun sequence genomic window:
- the LOC130880614 gene encoding interferon-induced very large GTPase 1-like, giving the protein METTKGIPHEPQTRRQDLQEMLTDVGLSVDYWLPKLQEDVGVTCAQALQHLEEKDLQKLKSQTQHTWEKKALEKLLDLSQPNSVAEFQETPGERIRNRQQQAEQSLQELRALQSEGKHRQEEEVRRKEAELRQVMEIPEECWPGPEVPLKDITETMERHLKEMEQKISYSGNLSDRDLVRWASGGLALQGIYKTSHQRSLIQKKEELLSVPAEFSLVGPEHGTWMETKEFSSFQEQAMFTQTMEKLGFSSAFSAKGEGWGLSLDGGMDKNKHTVSGDTHQSHSEQSYFCSAKFSYIPLATCHFHIHQLQLSKAALQELKSIEELLGQTTHTDGFPLLRHRAENFFHKFGSHANQGPLHLGGIYCWKAISEDFKSEQLADVKKQVAESLNIYIRGSYGGFGIKAGTSVNMLDPHSKTASNSTTRQNFQTKVKLSVAQIGGPAEADSIAQWTAGLVASNQTWSVIDRGLQLVPIWDIILSSHRSDFKDALQVANCLKDSYTALTGLTAQIQEGEEFLTAGKEARLFLEDVKCWEVSDPEKQLNKLIDFMQTLSQKVKSYNIWINTCLTDWDLQNFLINTVSFCKNSPTYKTQFIKSQLCSLLEPHVYKVTNFPQAQSIIQWINQSESEEEQIKIPSFSEFIETLKKTHKNLMEVNIKNESPETVEEAKRMATYEVTTALGSFLKYLRETEQPDMQLMLLSIAAGAGYQLVNNIFQHLLGCNELSFLVDQMQDIHHKYQDLKNICSYRAQAFLVLTALRATVEITDTSTEEKGQRLTLVRQHMEHLLSEEVVHVLTKHGAHHDWENLENDLRLLIDGDYKATIPSLQMDEVKKQLQSLCYEKKEIYKQQSNENNEKDMIEKGPFLDLLQRLGLEHHYPKRMSRADFHLIYKTSVYNTQPRSEQELPFYFLQKLLMLDCGFRHLVFKDDKNIENQNSVVSCSHENEDFDPYEDAIKESDSLTYLSAAESQPHIHPMDIQMAIFHCADDLARQYILSKLSICQFALPLVVPNPNSSQIEFSLWSLRQIRRSWQESSKSPQDKSYSHSNQQMCRVSTPIVSFIRVGNGLSASKSQIMNSLLSKHKHDVFFHRHCRGSSKDCLLMEGVVEISWFCPGGQGEDRFDKCVTFTNLRGDAKDHRQQLSFLQDVSSVIVILMSASDDNKENQKLVRHLCQSSSPLICLIDDKEKTIANNSGKRMRIGIRNRNEAELTEELTNAIKHFLELSNTALSLEGCSQMAQKQGFLIDEDQRDCKEAKEKAQTIMALLEESKLSQTKENLLPLQGQLWHLWCKKDKEFYHLREKGNRSIEQHKSEIEIDKRIIRCRQLERAFPLNDLMRSVLEVLQECSETHNKLYFLQWLSLFFDNLTTEHLEKLHEKQRSLWLVIQREKQKAQKSTSLTLWQKQIEAISTEILNCTLGVEHLLREVGQIYEALEEISSSRDSLFLCLPQIAADLMVAGLPIELMDGDASYVPLKWVAAVFDRISEKVGDKRLFVLSILGLQSSGKSTLLNALFGLQFTASAGRCTKGAYMQLLKVEETFTEELGFDFVLVVDTEGLRAPELNNKSQNWDNELATFVIGLGNLTLINIFGENPSEMQDILQIAVQAFLRMKQVKISPSCLFVHQNVGEVTAKDQNVEGRRCLEQKLDEMAITAAEQEECSNVSHFSDVIKFDVNNHVYYFAHLWDGNPPMAPPNPRYSHNVQELKSTIILTAKQESRGSIMKISDFKFRVQDLWKALVNENFIFSFRNTREIMAMSKLETMYNHWTWELRSHMLDFQNQLINQIQNGKVQALKTSIFEAPITEKYTAIKQELEKYFNEDPDNEILVQWKSNFENKLIILKETLISDTRRKANELIHLKKNQERLDKKKSSYANELLERSRKLALTVKGKELNEEELHEKFNQLWKKWVCDVSSDLPPVIEPDIDTDSENILWEYFQKEINMVDILMRNSEDKFQINYDEHVKMNKKYNFMTRTLKVCDKESINMTTDHIISRFNETINNIHKQQCDYNTSYFHEILRIIEEEVKSAPTEERYTFTSKYIIELSLCLFQRASKSFKEMHKAFKRANDPVNYLERKKDDFFMSFKISCQGATSIKTFVDFLWHKLTPAISATIRGKMVIKIAGAMRATCPAFNGNRANLEKHILISLAEEENFDNYWEYLHDTKSFFSRYIESHIKQYCSDGGSKNIKTFLKISLGDIKNAVLSAIHESTAVAKDKGSTASGWLDLFCDHLGSNLIFPRRDLISIEHQEIKDTEFLKEAMSAALDPAMRKVEEDCSSKPIDEMVPDIEKILSEHLCGCWKQCPLCNAICTNTIPQHEGDHSVPFHRPQAVSGWHKHKTDHFVIDCCTSSVASDRFMLLGNKREIPYKNYRQAGGDYATWSITPDSSTQSYWKWFVSHFRSKLEEKYQKKFTGTGEIPEAWAKITKEDVLNDLKEQ; this is encoded by the coding sequence ATGGAAACAACGAAGGGCATCCCTCACGAGCCTCAGACTAGAAGGCAAGATCTCCAGGAGATGCTGACAGATGTGGGGTTGTCTGTTGACTACTGGCTGCCTAAGCTTCAGGAAGATGTGGGTGTGACCTGTGCCCAGGCCTTACAACACTTAGAAGAAAAAGACCTCCAGAAGCTGAAGTCCCAGACACAGCACACATGGGAGAAAAAGGCTCTGGAGAAGCTGCTTGACCTCTcacagccaaacagtgttgcagaATTCCAAGAGACTCCTGGGGAGAGGATAAGGAACAGGCAGCAGCAAGCAGAACAGTCGCTGCAGGAACTGAGGGCCTTGCAGTCAGAAGGGAAAcacagacaggaagaggaagtgaggaggaAAGAAGCAGAACTGAGGCAAGTAATGGAGATCCCAGAAGAGTGCTGGCCAGGGCCTGAAGTACCCCTCAAAGATATCACTGAAACAATGGAGAGACATCTCAAGGAAATGGAGCAGAAAATTTCCTACAGTGGAAACCTCTCAGATAGAGACCTGGTAAGATGGGCATCTGGAGGGCTGGCCCTGCAAGGAATTTATAAGACCAGCCACCAAAGAAGCCTGattcagaagaaagaagagcTACTCAGTGTCCCTGCGGAGTTCTCACTTGTTGGCCCTGAGCATGGCACATGGATGGAAACAAAGGAATTTTCCTCTTTTCAAGAACAAGCCATGTTCACACAGACTATGGAGAAGCTGGGTTTCAGTTCAGCCTTCTCAGCTAAAGGTGAAGGCTGGGGACTTAGTCTAGACGGTGGTatggataaaaataaacacacagtatCTGGGGATACCCACCAATCACATTCAGAGCAATCTTACTTCTGCTCAGCCAAATTCAGCTACATTCCACTGGCCACCTGCCACTTTCACATCCATCAGCTTCAACTCTCCAAGGCTGCTCTCCAGGAGCTAAAAAGTATTGAAGAACTCCTAGGTCAAACTACACATACAGACGGATTCCCCTTACTGAGGCACAGGGCTGAAAACTTTTTTCACAAGTTTGGCTCTCATGCTAACCAAGGCCCACTGCACCTGGGGGGAATCTACTGTTGGAAGGCCATTTCAGAGGATTTCAAAAGTGAGCAATTGGCTGATGTAAAGAAGCAGGTGGCAGAGTCCTTGAATATTTACATAAGGGGCAGCTATGGTGGCTTTGGCATTAAAGCTGGTACAAGTGTAAACATGTTAGACCCACATTCAAAAACAGCATCTAACAGTACAACTCGTCAAAACTTTCAAACAAAGGTGAAACTCTCTGTCGCCCAGATAGGTGGACCAGCAGAAGCAGATAGTATTGCCCAGTGGACAGCTGGTCTTGTTGCTAGCAATCAAACATGGTCTGTCATTGATCGGGGACTTCAGTTGGTACCTATTTGGGACATCATCCTCTCTAGCCACAGAAGTGATTTTAAGGATGCTCTTCAGGTGGCAAACTGCCTGAAAGACAGTTACACTGCTCTGACTGGACTCACTGCCCAGATTCAGGAAGGAGAGGAATTTCTTACTGCTGGAAAAGAAGCCAGGCTTTTCCTAGAGGATGTGAAATGTTGGGAGGTTTCTGATCCTGAAAAACAGCTTAATAAGCTGATAGACTTCATGCAAACATTGAGTCAAAAAGTAAAAAGTTATAACATTTGGATTAATACATGCCTCACAGATTGGGATCTGCAGAATTTTCTAATAAACACTGTAAGCTTTTGCAAAAATTCACCCACTTATAAAACTCAGTTTATTAAATCTCAGTTGTGCAGCCTTCTAGAACCTCATGTCTACAAAGTGACAAACTTTCCTCAGGCACAGTCCATCATACAGTGGATCAATCAGTCAGAGTCAGAGGAAGAACAAATTAAAATCCCCTCATTTTCTGAATTCATCGAGACCttaaagaaaacccacaaaaacctgATGGAAGTGAATATAAAAAATGAGTCCCCAGAAACAGTGGAAGAAGCTAAAAGAATGGCTACATATGAGGTGACCACAGCTCTTGGCTCCTTCTTGAAGTacctcagagaaacagagcagccagacATGCAGCTGATGCTACTCTCCATTGCAGCTGGTGCAGGATATCAATTGGTAAACAATATTTTTCAGCATCTTCTGGGATGTAACGAGTTAAGCTTCCTTGTGGATcaaatgcaagatattcatcacaaATACCAAGATCTTAAAAACATCTGCAGCTACAGAGCCCAGGCGTTCCTGGTGCTCACAGCTCTCAGAGCCACAGTTGAAATTACAGATACTTCTACAGAAGAGAAAGGACAACGCTTGACATTAGTAAGACAACATATGGAACACTTGTTGTCTGAAGAAGTTGTACATGTTCTCACAAAACATGGAGCACATCATGATTGGGAAAATCTGGAGAACGATTTAAGATTACTGATTGATGGGGACTATAAAGCCACAATCCCTTCTTTGCAAATGGACGAGGTAAAAAAACAGTTGCAAAGTCTCTGCTATGAAAAGAAAGAGATCTATAAACAACAAagtaatgaaaacaatgaaaaggaTATGATAGAAAAAGGACCTTTCCTAGACTTACTCCAGCGTCTAGGCCTTGAACACCACTACCCAAAAAGGATGAGCAGAGCTGATTTCCACCTGATCTATAAAACTTCTGTGTACAATACACAGCCAAGATCTGAACAGGAACTTCCCTTCTATTTCCTACAAAAGTTACTGATGCTAGATTGTGGGTTCAGACATCTGGTCTTCAAAGATGACAAAAACATAGAAAACCAGAACTCTGTAGTTTCTTGCAGTCATGAAAATGAAGATTTTGATCCATATGAAGATGCCATTAAAGAAAGTGACAGTCTTACCTACCTCTCAGCTGCTGAGTCTCAGCCCCACATTCACCCAATGGACATCCAGATGGCCATTTTTCACTGTGCAGATGATCTTGCCAGGCAATATATTTTGTCCAAACTTTCCATTTGTCAGTTTGCACTTCCCCTTGTGGTACCAAATCCCAACAGTTCTCAGATTGAATTCTCTCTCTGGTCTCTGAGACAAATCAGGAGAAGCTGGCAAGAGTCAAGTAAATCACCACAGGACAAGAGCTACAGTCACAGCAATCAGCAGATGTGCCGTGTTTCTACCCCCATTGTGTCCTTCATTAGAGTTGGAAATGGCCTCTCTGCTTCCAAATCTCAGATCATGAACTCTCTCCTCAGTAAACATAAACACGATGTGTTTTTTCACAGGCACTGCAGAGGAAGCAGCAAAGACTGTCTCCTGATGGAGGGAGTGGTGGAGATCTCCTGGTTCTGTCCTGGGGGTCAAGGTGAGGACAGATTTGACAAGTGTGTGACCTTCACCAATCTTCGTGGAGATGCCAAGGACCATAGGCAACAACTCAGTTTCCTGCAGGATGTCTCTTCTGTCATTGTGATCCTCATGTCAGCTTCTGatgacaataaagaaaaccaaaaacttgTCAGACACCTCTGTCAGTCATCAAGCCCTCTAATCTGCTTGATTGATGACAAAGAAAAGACTATAGCCAATAATTCTGGTAAAAGAATGAGAATTGGCATCAGGAATAGAAATGAGGCAGAATTAACAGAGGAGCTCACAAACGCCATCAAACATTTTCTAGAGCTCTCTAATACTGCTCTCAGTTTAGAGGGCTGTTCACAGATGGCTCAAAAACAAGGATTCCTTATTGATGAGGACCAGAGAGACTgtaaggaagccaaagaaaaggcACAGACTATAATGGCCCTCCTGGAGGAATCCAAGTTATCacagacaaaagaaaatttaCTACCCCTTCAGGGACAACTTTGGCACCTTTGGTGTAAGAAGGATAAAGAATTCTATCAtctgagagagaaagggaatcGGAGCATTGAACAACACAAGAGTGAGATTGAGATAGATAAAAGAATAATTCGATGTCGGCAATTGGAAAGAGCCTTTCCTCTCAATGATTTAATGCGCTCTGTTCTTGAAGTTCTCCAAGAATGTTCAGAAACTCATAATAAACTCTACTTTCTGCAGTGGCTAAGTCTGTTTTTTGACAATCTGACTACAGAACACCTGGAAAAGTTGCATGAAAAGCAAAGATCTTTGTGGTTAGTGAtacaaagagaaaagcagaaagcacAGAAGAGCACCTCCCTGACACTCTGGCAGAAGCAGATAGAAGCCATCTCTACCGAGATTCTTAACTGCACTTTAGGAGTTGAGCACCTTCTCCGAGAAGTTGGCCAGATCTATGAAGCTCTGGAAGAAATTTCATCCTCTAGAGACAgcctttttctctgcctcccgcaGATTGCTGCAGACCTGATGGTAGCTGGTCTTCCCATTGAGCTGATGGATGGGGATGCTTCATATGTGCCTCTAAAGTGGGTGGCAGCTGTTTTTGACAGGATCTCAGAGAAAGTTGGAGACAAAAGGTTGTTTGTTCTCTCTATCCTTGGCCTACAGAGCTCAGGGAAGTCCACCCTACTGAATGCACTGTTTGGGCTGCAGTTCACAGCCAGTGCAGGCAGGTGCACCAAGGGGGCCTACATGCAGCTCCTAAAGGTGGAAGAGACATTCACAGAGGAACTTGGCTTTGATTTTGTGCTTGTTGTAGACACAGAAGGACTTAGGGCTCCAGAACTCAACAACAAATCCCAGAATTGGGACAATGAGTTGGCAACCTTTGTCATTGGCCTTGGAAACTTGACTCTGATCAATATTTTTGGGGAGAATCCTTCTGAGATGCAAGACATCCTACAAATAGCTGTCCAAGCCTTTCTTAGGATGAAACAAGTGAAAATCTCCCCCAGTTGCCTCTTTGTCCATCAGAATGTGGGAGAAGTTACAGCTAAAGACCAAAATGTGGAAGGACGAAGGTGCTTAGAACAGAAACTGGATGAAATGGCAATAACAGCTGCAGAACAGGAAGAGTGCTCAAATGTATCCCACTTCAGTGATGTCATTAAGTTTGATGTCAATAATCATGTCTATTACTTTGCCCACCTCTGGGATGGAAATCCCCCTATGGCCCCTCCTAATCCTCGTTATAGTCACAATGTCCAGGAACTAAAGAGTACAATTATTTTGACTGCCAAACAAGAATCCAGAGGTAGCATCATGAAGATTTCAGATTTCAAATTTAGAGTTCAAGATCTGTGGAAAGCCCTAGTAAATGAGAACTTTATTTTCAGCTTCAGAAACACCAGAGAGATCATGGCCATGAGCAAGCTGGAAACTATGTATAACCATTGGACCTGGGAGTTAAGGAGTCACATGCTGGACTTTCAGAACCAGTTGATCAATCAGATTCAGAATGGGAAAGTTCAGGCACTCAAAACAAGCATATTTGAGGCTCCAATCACAGAAAAATATACAGCAATTAAGCAagaacttgaaaaatattttaatgaagatCCAGACAATGAAATATTGGTTCAATGGAAATCGAATTTTGAAAATAAGCTAATAATCCTTAAAGAGACACTTATATCAGACACCAGAAGGAAAGCCAATGAActtattcacttaaaaaaaaatcaagaaaggtTGGATAAGAAAAAATCAAGTTATGCAAACGAATTATTGGAAAGAAGCAGAAAGTTGGCTTTAACTGTAAAGGGTAAAGAATTAAATGAAGAAGAATTACATGAAAAATTCAATCAACTTTGGAAAAAATGGGTCTGTGATGTGTCCTCAGATCTTCCTCCAGTCATAGAACCTGACATTGACACAGATTCTGAAAACATTCTTTGGGAGTATTTCCAAAAGGAGATCAACATGGTGGACATACTAATGAGAAATTCTGaagataaatttcaaataaattatgatgaacatgtaaaaatgaataaaaagtataACTTCATGACTAGGACATTAAAGGTCTGTGATAAGGAATCCATTAATATGACTACTGACCATATTATTTCAAGATTTAATGAAACGATCAACAATATTCATAAGCAACAATGTGATTATAATACAAGTTATTTCCATGAAATTCTGAGAATAATAGAAGAAGAAGTAAAATCTGCACCTACTGAGGAAAGATACACATTTACAAGCAAATATATCATTGAGTTGTCACTATGCTTATTCCAAAGAGCATCTAAGAGTTTTAAGGAAATGCATAAAGCATTCAAGAGAGCAAATGATCCTGTGAACTAtctggagaggaagaaagatgattTCTTCATGAGTTTTAAGATTTCCTGCCAAGGTGCCACCTCCATCAAAACATTTGTTGACTTTCTTTGGCACAAGCTCACCCCTGCTATCTCTGCAACCATAAGGGGGAAAATGGTCATTAAAATTGCTGGAGCCATGAGAGCCACCTGCCCAGCATTCAATGGAAACAGGGCTAACCTGGAGAAAcatattctcatttctctggCAGAAGAAGAAAACTTTGATAATTACTGGGAGTACCTTCATGATACAAAATCCTTTTTTAGCAGGTATATTGAAAGCCATATTAAACAGTACTGTTCAGATGGAGgaagtaaaaatataaagacttttttaaaaataagtttaggtGACATCAAGAATGCCGTCCTCTCTGCCATTCATGAGTCCACGGCAGTGGCTAAAGATAAAGGCAGCACTGCATCTGGCTGGTTGGATTTGTTCTGTGATCACCTAGGGAGCAACCTGATCTTTCCAAGAAGAGACCTGATAAGCATCGAGCACCAGGAGATAAAGGACACTGAGTTTCTCAAAGAAGCCATGAGTGCAGCTTTGGATCCTGCAATGAGGAAAGTCGAAGAGGACTGTTCAAGTAAGCCCATAGATGAAATGGTTCCTGACATTGAGAAAATTCTCTCTGAGCATCTCTGTGGCTGCTGGAAGCAGTGTCCTTTGTGTAATGCAATTTGTACCAACACCATTCCCCAACATGAGGGAGACCACAGTGTGCCATTCCACCGTCCTCAGGCTGTCAGTGGATGGCATAAGCATAAAACAGACCACTTTGTCATTGACTGCTGTACTAGTTCAGTAGCAAGTGACCGCTTCATGCTTCTGGGAAATAAACGAGAAATCCCATATAAGAATTACCGACAGGCAGGAGGAGATTATGCCACATGGAGTATCACTCCAGACTCATCCACCCAGTCATACTGGAAATGGTTTGTCTCACACTTCAGATCAAAACTAGAGGAAAAATACCAGAAAAAGTTTACAGGCACAGGTGAAATCCCAGAGGCATGGGCCAAAATCACAAAGGAGGATGTGCTCAATGACTTGAAAGAGCaataa